The following proteins are encoded in a genomic region of Microtus ochrogaster isolate Prairie Vole_2 chromosome 5, MicOch1.0, whole genome shotgun sequence:
- the Sesn3 gene encoding sestrin-3, which yields MNRGGGSASASANYLLCTNCRKVLRKDKRIRVSQPLTRGPSAFIPEKEVVQANTVDERTNFLVEEYSTSGRLDNITQVMSLHTQYLESFLRSQFYMLRMDGPLPLPDRHYIAIMAAARHQCSYLINMHVDEFLKTGGIAEWLNGLEYVPQRLRNLNEINKLLAHRPWLITKEHIQKLVKTGENNWSLPELVHAVVLLAHYHALASFVFGSGINPEREPGISNNFRLISVNSFCVCDLANDNSIENASLAGNNFGIVDSLGELEALMERMKRLQEDREDGETTQEEMTTRFEKETKESLFVVPGETFHSFPHSDFEDDMIITADVSRYIEDPGFGYEDFARRGEEHLPTFRAQDYTWENHGFSLVNRLYSDIGHLLDEKFRMVYNLTYNTMATHEDVDTTTLRRALFNYVHCMFGIRYDDYDYGEVNQLLERSLKVYIKTVTCYPERTTKRMYDSYWRQFTHSEKVHVNLLLMEARMQAELLYALRAITRHLT from the exons GATAAAAGAATCAGAGTGTCTCAACCCCTAACAAGAGGACCAAGTGCCTTTATTCCAGAGAAGGAA GTTGTCCAAGCAAACACGGTGGACGAACGGACAAACTTTCTCGTGGAAGAGTACTCTACGTCTGGTCGCCTGGACAACATCACACAGGTGATGAGCTTGCACACTCAGTACCTGGAATCTTTCCTGAGGAGCCAGTTCTACATGCTACGCATGGATGGCCCCCTTCCCCTTCCAGACAGGCACTACATTGCCATCATG GCTGCAGCCAGACACCAGTGTTCCTACCTGATAAACATGCATGtggatgaatttttaaagactggagGGATTGCTGAGTGGCTGAATGGCTTAGAATATGTACCACAACGGCTGAGAAATCTTAATGAAATTAACAAGTTGCTGGCACACCGGCCCTGGCTGATCACGAAAGAGCACATTCAG AAACTTGTCAAAACTGGAGAAAACAATTGGTCCCTGCCTGAGCTAGTGCACGCCGTGGTCCTCCTGGCTCACTATCATGCTCTGGCCAGCTTTGTTTTTGGTAGTGGCATCAACCCAGAGAGAGAGCCGGGAATCTCCAACAATTTCAGACTAATCTCAGTGAACAGCTTCTGCGTGTGTGATCTGGCTAATGACAACAGCATCGAGAACGCATCCCTGGCGGGCAACAACTTTGGG ATTGTGGACTCACTGGGTGAGCTAGAAGCCTTAATGGAAAGGATGAAAAGGCTTCAGGAAgacagggaagatggagagacGACTCAGGAAGAAATGACCACGCgttttgagaaagaaacaaaagaaagtctcTTTGTGGTCCCTGGAGAGACTTTCCATTCATTTCCTCACTCAG ATTTTGAAGACGACATGATCATAACAGCTGATGTTTCACGATACATTGAAGACCCAGGTTTTGGGTATGAGGACTTCGCCAGGCGAGGAGAAGAGCATTTGCCAACATTCCGAGCCCAG GACTACACCTGGGAAAATCACGGCTTCTCGCTGGTGAACAGGCTTTACTCTGACATCGGGCACCTTCTGGATGAGAAATTTCGAATGGTCTACAATCTCACCTATAACACAATGGCCACTCATGAGGATGTGGATACAACCACGCTACGCAGAgcattgttcaactatgttcactgtATGTTTGGAATCAG GTATGATGACTATGATTATGGGGAAGTTAACCAGTTACTTGAACGGAGCCTGAAGGTTTACATCAAGACGGTGACCTGCTACCCTGAGAGAACCACAAAGCGCATGTATGACAGCTACTGGCGGCAGTTCACACACTCAGAGAAG GTCCATGTGAATCTACTGCTGATGGAAGCCCGGATGCAAGCTGAGCTGCTTTACGCTCTGCGTGCCATAACTCGGCACCTGACCTGA